Proteins encoded in a region of the Streptomyces sp. NBC_00310 genome:
- a CDS encoding GTP-binding protein, with amino-acid sequence MDYDDSSDPFPTALKILVAGGFGVGKTTFVGAVSEIAPLSTEELLTTVSAATDHLDGIENKVETTVAMDFGRITLDPRHVLYLFGTPGQQRFWFMWDELSEGALGAVILADTRRLEDCFAAVDFFEQRGLGFIVAVNEFDGSFRYDADEVRAALDLDPEIPVVCCDARISSSGVQTLLTLVRHLLAHTPAQLPSHGAHT; translated from the coding sequence ATGGACTACGACGACAGCTCTGACCCCTTTCCCACCGCACTCAAGATCCTGGTGGCGGGAGGGTTCGGGGTCGGCAAGACGACCTTCGTCGGCGCGGTGAGCGAGATCGCGCCGCTGAGCACGGAGGAACTGCTCACCACAGTGAGCGCCGCCACCGACCATCTCGACGGCATCGAGAACAAGGTCGAGACGACCGTCGCGATGGACTTCGGCCGCATCACCCTCGATCCGCGGCATGTGCTCTATCTGTTCGGCACCCCCGGACAACAGCGGTTCTGGTTCATGTGGGACGAACTCTCCGAGGGCGCCCTCGGCGCGGTCATCCTCGCCGACACCCGCCGGCTGGAGGACTGCTTCGCCGCCGTCGACTTCTTCGAGCAGCGCGGCCTCGGCTTCATCGTCGCCGTCAACGAGTTCGACGGGTCCTTCCGCTACGACGCCGACGAGGTGCGCGCCGCCCTCGACCTCGATCCCGAGATCCCCGTCGTCTGCTGCGACGCCCGCATCTCCAGCTCGGGCGTCCAGACCCTGCTCACCCTCGTCCGGCACCTCCTCGCCCACACCCCGGCCCAGCTCCCGAGCCACGGAGCCCACACGTGA
- a CDS encoding GNAT family N-acetyltransferase codes for MIFRLVDAQLPSLIEELADLLVDTVNGGASIGFLAPLDRAAAVTWWKARVDAVPAGGLDVWVARDGDRVLGTVGLVFPDKPNSRHRAELVKLMVHRDARGQGLGRTLLATAERAAVDAGITLLHLDTETDSPAERLYGKAGWTRIGTIPDYAADPHGTLRPTSIHYKQVGPLTPAR; via the coding sequence GTGATCTTTCGGCTCGTCGACGCGCAACTCCCCTCCCTGATCGAGGAGTTGGCGGACCTCCTGGTCGACACCGTGAACGGCGGGGCCTCGATCGGCTTCCTCGCGCCGCTCGACCGGGCGGCTGCCGTCACCTGGTGGAAGGCGCGCGTCGACGCGGTGCCGGCCGGTGGGCTCGACGTGTGGGTGGCGCGCGACGGCGACCGGGTGCTCGGCACGGTCGGTCTTGTCTTCCCGGACAAGCCCAACAGCCGTCACCGGGCCGAACTCGTCAAGCTGATGGTCCACCGGGACGCCCGAGGACAGGGCCTGGGCCGGACCCTCCTCGCGACCGCCGAGCGGGCCGCCGTCGACGCGGGCATCACCCTGCTCCACCTGGACACCGAGACAGACAGCCCCGCCGAGCGCCTCTACGGCAAGGCCGGCTGGACCCGGATCGGGACCATCCCGGACTACGCGGCGGACCCGCACGGGACGCTGCGCCCGACATCGATCCACTACAAGCAGGTGGGGCCCCTGACGCCCGCCCGCTGA
- a CDS encoding glycine C-acetyltransferase, which translates to MFDSVRDDLRTTLDEIRAAGLHKPERVIGSPQSATVAVTAGGRPGEVLNFCANNYLGLADHPEVVTAAHEALDRWGYGMASVRFICGTQEVHKELEARLSAFLGQEDTILYSSCFDANGGVFETLLGPEDAVISDALNHASIIDGIRLSKARRFRYANRDLADLERQLKEATEGGARRKLIVTDGVFSMDGYVAPLGEICDLADRHDAMVMVDDSHAVGFTGPGGRGTPELHGVMDRVDIITGTLGKALGGASGGYVAARAEIVALLRQRSRPYLFSNTLAPVIAAASLKVLDLLESADDLRVRLAENTALFRRRMTEEGFDLLPGDHPIAPVMIGDAAKAGRLAELLLERGVYVIGFSYPVVPQGQARIRVQLSAAHSTADVNRAVDAFVAARAELEA; encoded by the coding sequence ATGTTCGACTCCGTGCGCGACGACCTCCGCACCACCCTCGACGAGATCCGCGCCGCCGGTCTGCACAAGCCCGAGCGGGTCATCGGCAGCCCGCAGTCCGCGACCGTCGCAGTCACCGCCGGCGGCCGTCCCGGCGAGGTCCTCAACTTCTGCGCGAACAACTACCTCGGCCTCGCCGACCACCCCGAGGTCGTCACCGCCGCCCACGAGGCCCTCGACCGCTGGGGCTACGGCATGGCCTCCGTCCGCTTCATCTGCGGCACCCAGGAGGTGCACAAGGAGCTGGAGGCGCGGCTGTCCGCCTTCCTCGGCCAGGAGGACACGATCCTGTACTCCTCCTGCTTCGACGCCAACGGCGGTGTGTTCGAGACGCTGCTCGGCCCCGAGGACGCGGTGATCTCCGACGCCCTCAACCACGCCTCGATCATCGACGGCATCCGGCTGTCCAAGGCCCGCCGCTTCCGCTACGCCAACCGCGATCTGGCCGACCTGGAACGGCAGTTGAAGGAAGCCACGGAGGGCGGCGCCCGCCGGAAGCTGATCGTCACCGACGGTGTCTTCTCCATGGACGGCTATGTGGCCCCGCTCGGCGAGATCTGCGACCTCGCCGACCGCCACGACGCCATGGTGATGGTCGACGACTCCCACGCCGTCGGCTTCACCGGCCCCGGCGGCCGCGGCACCCCCGAACTGCACGGCGTGATGGACCGCGTCGACATCATCACCGGCACCCTCGGCAAGGCCCTCGGCGGCGCCTCCGGCGGCTACGTCGCCGCCCGCGCCGAGATCGTCGCCCTGCTGCGCCAGCGCTCCCGCCCGTACCTCTTCTCGAACACGCTCGCCCCGGTGATCGCGGCGGCCTCCCTGAAGGTGCTCGACCTCCTGGAGTCGGCCGACGACCTGCGCGTCCGCCTCGCCGAGAACACCGCGCTGTTCCGCCGCCGGATGACCGAGGAGGGCTTCGACCTCCTCCCCGGCGACCACCCCATCGCCCCCGTCATGATCGGCGACGCCGCGAAGGCCGGCCGCCTGGCCGAGCTGCTCCTGGAGCGCGGTGTCTATGTGATCGGATTCTCCTACCCGGTCGTCCCGCAGGGGCAGGCCCGCATCCGCGTCCAGCTCTCCGCGGCGCACTCGACGGCGGACGTGAACCGCGCGGTGGACGCGTTCGTGGCGGCGCGGGCCGAGCTGGAGGCCTGA
- the tdh gene encoding L-threonine 3-dehydrogenase, with translation MKALVKEKAEPGLWLVDVPEPEIGPGDVLIKVLRTGICGTDLHIRAWDGWARQAIRTPLVAGHEFVGRVVETGRDVTEIQAGDRVSGEGHLVCGKCRNCLAGRRHLCRATVGLGVGRDGAFAEYVALPAANVWVHRVPVDLDVAAIFDPFGNAVHTALSFPLVGEDVLITGAGPIGLMAAAVARHAGARNVVITDVSEERLELARKIGVTLALDVRESTISDGQRTLRLREGFDIGLEMSGNPVAMRDMVANMTHGGRIAMLGLPSEEFSVDWSRIVTSMITIKGIYGREMFETWYAMSVLLEGGLDLAPVITGRYGYRDHEAAFADAASGTGGKVILDWTA, from the coding sequence GTGAAGGCGCTGGTCAAGGAGAAGGCGGAGCCAGGGCTGTGGCTCGTCGACGTCCCGGAGCCCGAGATCGGTCCCGGCGACGTACTGATCAAGGTTCTGCGGACCGGGATCTGCGGCACCGACCTGCACATCCGGGCCTGGGACGGCTGGGCCCGGCAGGCGATCCGCACCCCGCTCGTGGCCGGCCACGAGTTCGTCGGCCGGGTTGTGGAGACTGGCCGTGACGTCACCGAGATCCAGGCCGGCGACCGGGTCAGCGGTGAGGGCCACCTGGTGTGCGGCAAGTGCCGCAACTGTCTCGCCGGCCGCCGCCACCTGTGCCGTGCCACCGTCGGCCTCGGGGTCGGGCGCGACGGCGCCTTCGCCGAGTACGTGGCCCTGCCCGCGGCCAACGTCTGGGTGCACCGCGTTCCCGTCGACCTCGACGTGGCCGCGATCTTCGACCCGTTCGGCAACGCCGTGCACACCGCGCTGTCCTTCCCGCTCGTCGGCGAGGACGTCCTGATCACCGGCGCGGGCCCCATCGGCCTGATGGCGGCGGCGGTGGCCCGGCACGCGGGCGCCCGCAACGTCGTGATCACGGACGTCAGCGAGGAACGGCTGGAACTGGCCCGTAAGATCGGGGTCACCCTCGCCCTCGACGTGCGCGAGTCGACCATCTCCGACGGGCAGCGCACCCTCCGCCTGCGTGAGGGCTTCGACATCGGCCTGGAGATGTCCGGCAACCCCGTCGCGATGCGCGACATGGTCGCCAACATGACCCACGGCGGCCGGATCGCCATGCTCGGGCTGCCGTCCGAGGAGTTCTCCGTCGACTGGTCCCGGATCGTCACCTCCATGATCACCATCAAGGGGATCTACGGCCGTGAGATGTTCGAGACCTGGTACGCGATGTCGGTCCTCCTGGAAGGGGGCCTCGACCTCGCTCCCGTGATCACCGGCCGCTACGGCTACCGCGACCACGAGGCGGCCTTCGCCGACGCGGCGAGCGGCACCGGCGGCAAGGTCATCCTCGACTGGACCGCGTGA
- a CDS encoding GAF domain-containing protein, with amino-acid sequence MTYDPPRPVSRLLLTPEDRDAPERVERLRLLGLGEYAEAAFDAFADRLAGIAAVPYAMVNFIDEKRQFFAGLHVSAAPTADTTVLGVDRHLARDHGFCPYVVVRRKGLVLEDVSEYPKFAGNPVVDDHGIRSYLGAPLLDRTGIALGTVCVLDVQPRPWGRAGLETIKSMAAELAAGIEGREAFP; translated from the coding sequence GTGACGTACGACCCGCCGCGTCCGGTCAGCCGGCTGCTGCTCACCCCCGAGGACCGGGACGCACCCGAGCGCGTGGAACGGCTGCGGCTGCTGGGGCTCGGAGAGTACGCCGAAGCGGCCTTCGACGCCTTCGCGGACCGGCTCGCCGGGATCGCCGCGGTGCCGTACGCGATGGTCAACTTCATCGACGAGAAGCGGCAGTTCTTCGCCGGACTGCATGTCTCGGCGGCGCCGACGGCGGACACCACGGTCCTCGGGGTCGATCGCCACCTCGCCCGTGACCACGGCTTCTGCCCCTATGTGGTGGTCCGCCGCAAAGGGCTCGTCCTCGAAGACGTGAGCGAATACCCGAAGTTCGCCGGAAACCCCGTCGTCGACGACCACGGCATCCGCTCCTACCTCGGTGCCCCGCTGCTCGACCGCACGGGCATCGCCCTCGGCACGGTCTGCGTCCTCGACGTCCAGCCGCGCCCCTGGGGCAGGGCCGGACTGGAGACCATCAAGTCGATGGCGGCGGAACTGGCCGCCGGGATCGAGGGACGGGAGGCGTTCCCGTAA
- a CDS encoding LysR family transcriptional regulator, with protein sequence MIEARRLHILRAVADHRTVTAAAAALYLTPSAVSQQLTALEQETGHRLVERGAKGVRLTPAGEILLGHTNVVLAQLEQAAAELAAYSSGQAGTVTVASFATGIAQVVAPALARLAGSAPGIRLRVQDAEGDASLPMVLDRQVDIAVAVEYRGAPAADDPRLTHVPLYAEPFDAVVPVSHRLADAAEVPLAELAKDPWIGPYPGNPCHDVVVLACENAGFQPRLEHSSDDFRAVVALASADAGVALVPRSALRGTDLTGVVVRPVDGVAPTRRVFAAVRRGAEGHPLIRPVLEALGEAAE encoded by the coding sequence ATGATCGAAGCGCGGCGGCTCCACATCCTTCGTGCGGTGGCCGACCACCGCACGGTGACGGCGGCTGCCGCCGCGCTGTACCTCACCCCGTCCGCGGTCTCCCAGCAGCTGACCGCGCTGGAACAGGAGACGGGCCATCGCCTGGTCGAGCGCGGCGCGAAGGGCGTACGGCTGACCCCGGCCGGCGAGATCCTGCTCGGCCACACCAACGTGGTCCTCGCCCAGCTGGAGCAGGCGGCGGCGGAACTGGCCGCGTACAGCTCGGGCCAGGCGGGCACCGTCACGGTCGCCTCCTTCGCCACCGGCATCGCCCAGGTCGTGGCGCCCGCGCTGGCCCGGCTCGCCGGTTCCGCGCCCGGCATCCGCCTCCGCGTCCAGGACGCCGAGGGGGACGCGAGCCTCCCGATGGTCCTGGACCGGCAGGTCGACATCGCCGTCGCGGTCGAGTACCGGGGTGCCCCGGCCGCCGACGACCCCCGCCTCACCCACGTCCCGCTGTACGCCGAGCCCTTCGACGCGGTCGTGCCCGTCAGTCACCGCCTCGCCGACGCGGCCGAGGTGCCGCTCGCCGAACTGGCCAAGGACCCCTGGATCGGCCCCTACCCCGGCAATCCCTGCCATGACGTCGTCGTCCTGGCCTGCGAGAACGCCGGCTTCCAGCCACGCCTCGAACACTCCTCCGACGACTTCCGTGCCGTCGTCGCCCTCGCCTCCGCCGACGCGGGCGTCGCCCTCGTACCCCGCTCGGCCCTGCGCGGCACGGACCTCACCGGCGTGGTCGTACGCCCCGTCGACGGCGTGGCCCCCACGCGCCGCGTCTTCGCCGCCGTACGCCGTGGCGCGGAAGGCCACCCGCTGATCCGGCCGGTGCTGGAGGCGCTGGGGGAGGCGGCGGAGTGA
- a CDS encoding DUF742 domain-containing protein yields MPTAGDGPLYDDAAGRLVRPYTVINGRTRPTTALDLLSQVMATGATPLGYLGPEHATALDLCRAPVSVAEVAAHLTLPAAVTKVLLSDLVDCGALTTKPPVFHHNPTDRSLLEAVLDGLRRQL; encoded by the coding sequence GTGCCCACGGCCGGCGACGGACCTCTGTACGACGACGCCGCCGGGCGTCTGGTACGCCCCTACACCGTCATCAACGGCCGGACCCGGCCGACCACCGCGCTCGATCTCCTCTCACAGGTGATGGCCACCGGGGCGACCCCCCTCGGCTATCTCGGCCCCGAGCACGCAACCGCACTCGACCTGTGCCGGGCACCCGTCTCGGTCGCCGAGGTCGCCGCCCACCTCACGCTGCCGGCGGCGGTCACCAAGGTGCTGCTGTCCGACCTCGTCGACTGCGGCGCACTCACCACCAAGCCCCCGGTTTTCCACCACAACCCGACAGACCGGTCTCTTCTGGAGGCAGTGCTCGATGGACTACGACGACAGCTCTGA
- a CDS encoding ATP-binding protein: protein MSHLRAPAARADRREGGRHGRSATRAVPSLPEIHIRPQLVRLAVLPPTAVALSACAAVLFTFRAGGARPSLTLWAVLAGAAAVALTGIAIATVAAGRTAKSVRERLGALRQVSTKSEDDLRALVDALRRGDQPPARGPRAEPAADADDFELLTADLARVHDSAVTAVVQASQLSSHAGSEQKLEVFVNLARRLQSLVQREISILDDLENEIEDPDLLKGLFHVDHLATRVRRHAENLAVLGGAVSRRQWSKPVSMTEVLRSAIAEVEQYSRVKLVPPVDGTLRGHAVADVIHLLAELVENATVFSAPHTQVLLRANLVTSGLAVEVEDRGLGMPLTEQNKMNALLADPDQVNVASLLQDGRIGLFVVSQLARRHGIQVRLQSNIYGGVQAAFVVPQGLLGTEPGDLPQTQPHAEYTTAVRRPAGPQHAQPAAPRRASAPGPADRPATDRPAHAGIDRPGRPAPAQPARPEPGHRSAPSPTRASVPRQQGPGRGSGRQGPGRGSGGPTPLPVRGARDERPNPAEAVPGVHPDDRGTVAENPGTPPTPRVGGAVRGTMGKPQLPRRRAQQHIVPQLRGGPAPAPRQDPDHYIGHDPGLMAAFQRGIGLAEARQMENSDWDTSTLDTASADFAPPAPDAASRIDTGQPHPGHPAPTPAGGTGRIDALRMELAPMDAPHKDAAQPLGGHPRGVAPTAVPPSALDAAHDLTPRQDGSTPAG from the coding sequence ATGTCTCACCTTCGCGCACCGGCCGCACGCGCAGACCGCCGTGAGGGCGGGCGGCACGGGCGATCGGCCACCCGTGCCGTCCCCTCGCTGCCCGAGATCCACATACGGCCACAACTGGTGCGCCTCGCGGTCCTGCCCCCCACAGCGGTCGCCCTCAGCGCCTGCGCCGCCGTGCTCTTCACCTTCCGCGCCGGCGGCGCCCGTCCCAGCCTCACCCTGTGGGCGGTGCTCGCCGGAGCCGCCGCGGTGGCCCTCACCGGCATCGCGATCGCCACCGTGGCCGCCGGCCGCACCGCCAAGTCCGTCCGCGAACGCCTCGGCGCCCTGCGGCAGGTCAGCACCAAGAGCGAGGACGACCTGCGGGCCCTCGTCGACGCGCTCCGGCGCGGCGACCAGCCGCCCGCGCGCGGGCCCCGCGCCGAACCCGCCGCGGACGCCGACGACTTCGAGCTGCTCACAGCCGACCTGGCCCGCGTCCACGACAGCGCCGTCACCGCCGTCGTCCAGGCCTCCCAGCTCTCCAGCCACGCAGGCAGCGAACAGAAGCTCGAAGTCTTCGTGAACCTGGCGCGCCGGCTCCAGTCCCTGGTCCAGCGGGAGATCTCCATCCTGGACGACCTGGAGAACGAGATCGAGGACCCGGATCTCCTCAAGGGCCTCTTCCACGTCGACCACCTCGCCACCCGCGTCCGCCGCCACGCCGAGAACCTCGCCGTCCTCGGCGGCGCCGTCTCCCGCCGTCAGTGGAGCAAACCCGTCTCCATGACCGAGGTACTGCGCTCCGCGATCGCCGAGGTCGAGCAGTACTCCCGGGTCAAGCTGGTCCCCCCGGTCGACGGCACCCTGCGCGGGCACGCCGTCGCCGACGTCATCCACCTCCTCGCCGAACTCGTCGAGAACGCCACGGTGTTCTCCGCCCCGCACACCCAGGTCCTGCTCCGCGCCAACCTCGTCACCTCCGGGCTCGCCGTCGAGGTCGAGGACCGGGGCCTCGGCATGCCCCTCACCGAGCAGAACAAGATGAACGCCCTGCTCGCCGACCCCGACCAGGTCAACGTCGCCAGCCTCCTCCAGGACGGCCGCATCGGCCTCTTCGTGGTCTCCCAGCTGGCCCGCCGCCACGGCATCCAGGTCCGTCTCCAGAGCAACATCTACGGCGGAGTCCAGGCCGCGTTCGTCGTCCCCCAGGGCCTGCTCGGCACCGAACCGGGCGACCTGCCGCAGACCCAGCCCCACGCCGAGTACACCACCGCCGTACGACGGCCCGCCGGGCCCCAGCACGCCCAACCCGCCGCACCCCGGCGGGCGTCCGCACCCGGGCCCGCCGACCGCCCGGCGACCGACAGGCCGGCACACGCCGGGATCGACCGGCCCGGCCGTCCGGCACCCGCGCAGCCCGCGCGCCCCGAGCCCGGCCACCGGTCCGCCCCGAGCCCGACGCGTGCCTCCGTGCCCCGCCAGCAGGGCCCCGGCCGGGGCAGCGGCCGGCAGGGTCCGGGCAGAGGCAGCGGCGGCCCGACCCCGCTTCCGGTGCGCGGCGCCCGGGACGAGCGGCCCAACCCGGCCGAGGCCGTGCCCGGCGTCCACCCTGACGACCGGGGGACGGTCGCGGAGAACCCCGGGACACCCCCGACCCCCCGCGTCGGCGGAGCCGTGCGCGGCACCATGGGCAAGCCCCAACTGCCCCGTCGCCGCGCCCAGCAGCACATCGTGCCCCAGCTCCGCGGCGGCCCCGCGCCCGCGCCCCGCCAGGACCCCGACCACTACATCGGCCACGACCCCGGGCTGATGGCCGCCTTCCAGCGCGGCATCGGACTCGCCGAGGCCCGCCAGATGGAGAACTCCGACTGGGACACCTCCACGCTGGACACGGCCTCCGCGGACTTCGCGCCCCCCGCCCCCGACGCCGCGTCCCGCATCGACACGGGACAGCCGCACCCGGGCCACCCGGCCCCGACACCGGCCGGCGGCACGGGCCGCATCGACGCACTCCGCATGGAACTGGCCCCCATGGACGCCCCTCACAAGGACGCCGCCCAGCCCCTGGGCGGACACCCCAGGGGCGTCGCCCCCACAGCCGTACCGCCGTCGGCCCTCGACGCGGCACACGACCTCACGCCCCGGCAGGACGGGAGCACACCGGCCGGATGA
- a CDS encoding MBL fold metallo-hydrolase has translation MSGSGSRSLSSALRAARPAAFGADPSGARLERIRRSPHFADGVFVNPESAQVRPSGGAAMEMAKSYFRKDERARRAPAGLIPVHSTTLADLARPPVSGLRITWMGHSSALAEIDGHRVLFDPVWGERCSPFAFAGPKRLHPVPVPLAALGPVDVVVISHDHYDHLDMPSIKELAGTDTVFAVPLGVGAHLEHWGVSADRIRELDWQEATKVGGLTLTATPARHFCGRGLRNTQHTLWASWVVAGDEHRIYHSGDTGYFGGFREIGAEHGPFDITMIQVGAYSEFWPDIHMTPDEGLQTHLDLQGGEPGGVMMPIHWATFNLAMHAWAEPGERMMWATHDAGVAMAAPQPGEPFEPKNTPPVNPWWRAVSQQPVGGWAAWPPVGERLDLVAES, from the coding sequence GTTCCGGATCCCGTTCTCTCAGCTCGGCGCTGCGCGCAGCGCGGCCCGCCGCCTTCGGCGCGGACCCGAGCGGTGCCCGTCTGGAGCGGATCCGCAGATCCCCGCACTTCGCCGACGGGGTCTTCGTGAATCCCGAGAGTGCCCAGGTCCGCCCCTCCGGCGGCGCCGCCATGGAGATGGCGAAGAGCTACTTCCGCAAGGACGAGCGAGCGCGGCGGGCACCGGCGGGGCTGATTCCCGTGCACTCCACGACCCTCGCCGACCTGGCCAGACCCCCGGTGAGCGGGCTGCGGATCACATGGATGGGCCATTCGAGTGCGCTCGCCGAGATCGACGGGCACCGGGTGCTCTTCGACCCCGTGTGGGGTGAGCGCTGCTCCCCGTTCGCCTTCGCCGGGCCCAAGCGGCTGCACCCCGTGCCGGTGCCGCTGGCCGCGCTCGGCCCGGTCGACGTCGTCGTCATCTCGCACGACCACTACGACCACCTGGACATGCCCTCGATCAAGGAGCTGGCCGGCACGGACACGGTCTTCGCCGTGCCCCTCGGCGTCGGCGCCCATCTGGAGCACTGGGGCGTCTCCGCGGACCGGATCCGCGAGCTGGACTGGCAGGAGGCGACGAAGGTCGGCGGCCTCACGCTGACCGCCACCCCCGCCCGGCACTTCTGCGGACGGGGTCTGCGCAACACCCAGCACACGCTGTGGGCCTCCTGGGTCGTCGCCGGTGACGAGCACCGGATCTACCACAGCGGCGACACCGGGTACTTCGGGGGCTTCAGGGAGATCGGCGCCGAGCACGGACCGTTCGACATCACCATGATCCAGGTCGGTGCCTATTCGGAGTTCTGGCCCGACATCCACATGACTCCCGACGAGGGGCTGCAGACGCACCTCGACCTCCAGGGCGGCGAGCCCGGCGGCGTGATGATGCCGATCCACTGGGCGACGTTCAACCTGGCGATGCACGCCTGGGCCGAGCCGGGCGAGCGCATGATGTGGGCCACGCACGACGCGGGGGTCGCCATGGCCGCACCGCAGCCGGGGGAGCCGTTCGAGCCGAAGAACACACCGCCGGTGAACCCGTGGTGGCGTGCCGTGTCCCAGCAGCCGGTCGGCGGCTGGGCCGCCTGGCCGCCGGTGGGGGAGCGGCTGGACCTGGTGGCGGAGAGCTGA
- a CDS encoding helix-turn-helix domain-containing protein translates to MGSVEDMAAPDPVDLRLAARLAELRAERGWSLGELADRSGVSRSTLSRAERAETSPTAALLNRLCRVYGRTMSQLLSEVESEPVSVVRAGEQAVWEDRAAGFVRRSVSPPAAGLSGELVEGRLTAGADIAYDGPSVPGLEQHIWVLNGTLHVTDRDVEHRLAGGDCLRMRVWGATRFRCPGPGDVRYALVVVKP, encoded by the coding sequence ATGGGAAGCGTCGAAGACATGGCGGCACCGGACCCCGTCGACCTCCGTCTGGCCGCCCGCCTGGCCGAGCTGCGGGCCGAACGCGGTTGGTCCCTAGGGGAGTTGGCGGACCGCAGCGGGGTGAGCCGCTCGACCCTCTCCCGGGCCGAGCGCGCGGAGACCAGCCCCACGGCCGCGCTGCTGAACCGCCTCTGCCGGGTGTACGGCCGGACGATGTCCCAGCTGCTCAGCGAGGTCGAGTCCGAGCCGGTCTCCGTGGTGCGCGCGGGGGAGCAGGCCGTCTGGGAGGACAGGGCCGCCGGATTCGTACGGCGGTCCGTGTCACCGCCGGCGGCCGGCCTGAGCGGTGAACTCGTCGAGGGCCGGCTCACGGCGGGCGCGGACATCGCCTACGACGGGCCGTCCGTCCCCGGCCTCGAACAGCACATCTGGGTCCTGAACGGCACCCTCCACGTCACCGACCGGGATGTGGAGCACCGGTTGGCGGGCGGGGACTGTCTGCGGATGCGGGTGTGGGGGGCGACGCGGTTCCGGTGCCCCGGGCCCGGGGACGTGCGGTACGCGCTGGTGGTGGTGAAGCCGTGA
- a CDS encoding roadblock/LC7 domain-containing protein, with amino-acid sequence MASDAPTGHVSDLDWLMSGLVQRVPHTSSAVLLSCDGLVKSVHGLDPDSADHMAALASGLYSLGRSAGVRFGDGGDVRQVVVELDSTLLFVSTAGSGTCLAVLAGRETDAAVLGYEMAMLVKSVRPYLVTQPRQAVEPSAMRP; translated from the coding sequence ATGGCGAGCGATGCGCCGACCGGCCATGTATCCGATCTCGACTGGCTGATGAGCGGCCTAGTCCAGCGCGTACCGCACACCTCGAGCGCGGTGCTGCTCTCCTGCGACGGGCTCGTGAAGTCGGTCCACGGCCTCGATCCGGACAGCGCCGACCACATGGCGGCCCTGGCCTCCGGCCTGTACTCCCTCGGACGCAGCGCGGGCGTCCGCTTCGGCGACGGCGGCGACGTCCGCCAGGTCGTCGTCGAACTCGACTCGACCCTGCTGTTCGTCTCCACCGCGGGCTCCGGCACCTGTCTCGCCGTGCTCGCCGGCCGCGAGACCGACGCCGCGGTCCTCGGCTACGAGATGGCCATGCTCGTGAAGAGCGTCCGCCCCTACCTGGTCACCCAGCCCCGTCAAGCAGTCGAACCCTCCGCGATGAGGCCTTGA
- a CDS encoding MmcQ/YjbR family DNA-binding protein: MPDAEDVRRVALSLPDTTEKVAWNMPTFRVAGTMFATLPEDETSIAVRCPKEERDELVLAEPGKFWIADHEAGFAWVRVRLSALEDEPELRDILADSWRQAASPGLLAAHPELGLPAAD; encoded by the coding sequence ATGCCGGATGCCGAAGACGTACGACGTGTCGCCCTCTCCCTGCCCGACACCACGGAGAAGGTCGCCTGGAACATGCCCACCTTCCGGGTGGCGGGAACGATGTTCGCGACCCTGCCGGAGGACGAGACGTCCATCGCCGTGCGCTGCCCGAAGGAGGAGCGCGACGAGTTGGTCCTCGCCGAGCCGGGCAAGTTCTGGATCGCCGACCATGAGGCGGGGTTCGCGTGGGTGAGGGTGCGGCTCTCCGCCCTGGAGGACGAGCCCGAGCTGCGCGACATCCTGGCCGATTCCTGGCGCCAGGCCGCCTCGCCCGGACTCCTCGCCGCCCACCCGGAGTTGGGGCTCCCGGCCGCCGACTGA